TTCGGCCGAAAACAATTCCTTTAATTCGTTTCAGCTTGCCGGCGAGCTTTAGGTGCATGAGATAGTTGTCTATCACTTCGATGTCTTCACCGATATCTTCTAGAAAGAGGATCTTGCCGTCTGTGTCGATGTCATAGGCCGTCCCAATTGTGCTCATTATGAGAGACATATTTCCGCCGATCAATGTTCCAGTTGCTTTACCCCCTCTCAACGATCTCAAATTGCTCGATGTGATTTCTCCAATAGGCTCACGCTTTGAAATTGCTTTGATGAG
The window above is part of the bacterium genome. Proteins encoded here:
- a CDS encoding LD-carboxypeptidase, encoding LIKAISKREPIGEITSSNLRSLRGGKATGTLIGGNMSLIMSTIGTAYDIDTDGKILFLEDIGEDIEVIDNYLMHLKLAGKLKRIKGIVFGRMIDCIDNSGKKHTIEDILNDILDDIEVPILYGFPSGHRVKSEINITLPFGVSATIDGDNAKLIINEAGVS